The Lutibacter sp. Hel_I_33_5 genome has a window encoding:
- a CDS encoding FIST signal transduction protein codes for MKTLQLKRDKNSDWQYVSKKNELKEPLVLVFGDRYLLEDENVYSDVRKLFPDGHIVFGSTSGNIYQNTVENESIIITAIEFEKTNFIIKSSNIVTSNLDSFVTGSNLINEFPSEGLKHVFVVSEGSFVNGSLLTNGMNSVASEGVLITGGLCGDDARFEKTLASYNENPKSGEIVAIGFYGKTFESSFSIHGGWTPFGPERIVTKSKDNILFELDNKPALNLYKKYLGDKAKDLPAAALLYPLNVKSDNEKQPVVRTILNINEEDNTMILAGNIPENSVVQLMMTSVDQIANAAEQAAKQAMDKKTKKPQLALLVSCIGRKLVLDQRVEEEIEEAGEVFGDKITVCGYYSYGEIAPFEGEQKAQLHNQTMTITLISE; via the coding sequence ATGAAAACTTTACAATTAAAGAGAGATAAAAATTCAGATTGGCAGTATGTTAGTAAAAAAAATGAATTAAAAGAACCTTTAGTTTTAGTATTTGGTGATCGCTATTTGTTGGAAGATGAAAATGTATATTCTGATGTAAGAAAATTATTTCCAGATGGTCATATAGTATTTGGCTCTACATCCGGCAATATTTATCAGAATACAGTAGAAAACGAATCTATTATTATAACAGCAATTGAATTTGAAAAAACAAATTTCATCATAAAATCTAGTAATATTGTTACTTCTAATTTAGATAGTTTTGTAACTGGGAGTAATTTAATTAATGAATTTCCATCCGAAGGATTAAAACATGTTTTTGTAGTTTCGGAAGGTAGTTTTGTAAACGGTAGTTTGCTTACAAATGGAATGAATTCAGTAGCTTCAGAAGGTGTTTTAATAACTGGAGGTTTGTGTGGGGATGATGCTAGATTTGAAAAAACGCTAGCCTCATATAACGAAAATCCAAAATCTGGAGAAATTGTAGCAATTGGTTTTTATGGAAAAACTTTTGAATCTTCATTCTCAATTCATGGAGGTTGGACACCATTTGGCCCAGAAAGAATAGTTACAAAGTCTAAAGACAATATTCTTTTTGAATTAGATAATAAACCTGCATTAAATTTATATAAAAAATATTTGGGCGATAAAGCTAAAGATTTACCTGCTGCAGCATTATTGTACCCATTAAATGTAAAATCGGATAATGAAAAACAACCTGTTGTTAGAACTATTTTAAATATTAATGAAGAAGATAATACAATGATTTTGGCAGGGAATATTCCAGAAAATTCAGTTGTACAGTTAATGATGACAAGTGTAGATCAGATTGCAAATGCAGCCGAACAAGCAGCGAAGCAAGCGATGGATAAGAAAACTAAAAAACCTCAATTAGCACTTTTAGTAAGTTGTATCGGTAGAAAATTAGTTTTGGATCAAAGAGTAGAAGAAGAAATTGAGGAAGCTGGAGAAGTTTTTGGAGATAAAATTACTGTTTGTGGGTATTATTCATATGGTGAAATTGCACCTTTTGAAGGTGAACAAAAAGCACAACTTCATAATCAAACAATGACTATAACCTTAATTAGTGAATGA
- a CDS encoding AraC family transcriptional regulator — translation MKVLPFKIPKTKNIGLIYQEDKASIFYDKLHQHEEIQICIIIQGEGTLIVGDTINEYKSDDILVIGSNIPHVFKSDISNCKESFMISLFFTEKSFGDDFFTFDDFKEITGFFKKSQSGCKLLSNQQKVKEIFSSLKKASNLERFISLLKIIKHINNSKTSPLADFIYPKNYSDNEGKRMRDVLDFTIHNYEKNISLSVIASKANMTPNAFCKYFKQRTNKTFFTFLNELRVEHACKLLTTNNNLSISEIAFQCGFSNLSNFNRKFKEVKKTTPSKYKTFKD, via the coding sequence ATGAAGGTTTTACCTTTTAAAATTCCGAAGACTAAAAATATAGGTCTTATTTATCAAGAAGATAAAGCCTCAATTTTTTATGATAAACTTCATCAACATGAAGAAATTCAAATTTGTATTATCATTCAAGGTGAAGGAACGTTAATTGTTGGCGATACAATTAATGAGTATAAATCTGATGATATTTTAGTAATAGGAAGCAATATTCCGCATGTTTTTAAAAGCGACATTTCTAATTGTAAAGAATCATTTATGATCTCTTTATTCTTCACAGAAAAATCTTTTGGTGATGATTTTTTTACATTTGATGATTTTAAAGAAATTACAGGTTTTTTCAAAAAATCACAAAGTGGATGTAAACTTTTAAGTAATCAACAGAAAGTAAAAGAAATATTTTCAAGCCTTAAAAAAGCATCAAACTTAGAACGTTTTATCAGCTTACTAAAAATTATAAAGCACATAAACAATTCAAAAACTAGTCCTTTAGCAGATTTCATTTATCCTAAAAATTATTCTGATAATGAAGGAAAAAGAATGAGAGATGTACTTGATTTTACAATACATAACTATGAGAAAAATATTTCTTTAAGTGTAATCGCTTCTAAAGCTAATATGACTCCAAATGCTTTCTGTAAGTATTTTAAACAGCGTACTAATAAAACTTTTTTTACTTTTTTAAATGAATTAAGAGTGGAACATGCGTGTAAATTATTAACTACCAATAACAATTTATCTATTAGTGAAATTGCGTTTCAATGTGGTTTTAGTAACCTATCTAATTTTAATAGAAAGTTTAAAGAGGTAAAAAAAACTACACCTTCAAAATATAAAACGTTTAAGGATTAA
- a CDS encoding ATP-binding protein, translating into MNSLLLRQLRKKLEEKYRSDKNLQAFFEAVNNSYNNFDDQFLMLQRAMSISSDELVEANLQLKKETESQQLVINKLRSILSNLNFAGLQYSEGQESVDIDESKLLDFIENQTNEIVKINKQRDILLNNLEYQNKELSDYAHMVSHDLKSPLRSIDALTSWIHSDYKDKLDDAGVKNLDLIRTNVDKMELLINGILDYSSIGRNKDEIQEVNLNLLINNYLNQTVIPDHIEIIIKDDLPVVKGDKFRLLQLFQNIIGNAIKYNDKEKGIIEILYFDSKDYWSFRIKDNGKGIDKKYFEKIFKTFYKLENNKDSTGIGLSIVKKIIDLYQGNLWVDSKVNEGTIFYFSIKKVRN; encoded by the coding sequence ATGAACTCTTTACTATTAAGACAATTACGAAAAAAATTAGAAGAAAAATATCGTTCTGATAAGAATTTACAAGCATTTTTTGAAGCTGTAAATAATTCGTACAATAATTTTGATGATCAATTTTTAATGTTGCAAAGAGCAATGTCTATCAGTTCTGATGAGTTGGTTGAGGCAAATCTTCAACTAAAAAAAGAAACCGAATCACAACAATTAGTAATCAATAAACTTAGGAGTATTCTTAGCAACTTAAACTTTGCTGGTTTGCAGTATTCAGAAGGTCAAGAATCCGTTGATATAGATGAATCTAAATTGTTAGATTTTATAGAAAATCAAACAAATGAAATTGTAAAAATAAATAAGCAAAGAGATATATTACTAAATAATTTGGAGTATCAAAACAAAGAGTTAAGTGATTATGCACATATGGTTTCTCATGATTTAAAATCGCCATTAAGAAGTATAGATGCTTTAACTTCTTGGATACATTCTGATTATAAAGATAAGTTAGATGATGCAGGTGTGAAGAATCTAGATCTTATTAGAACCAATGTAGATAAAATGGAGTTGTTAATTAACGGTATTTTAGATTACTCCTCAATTGGAAGAAACAAAGACGAAATCCAAGAAGTTAATTTAAATTTATTAATAAATAACTATTTGAATCAAACTGTAATTCCAGATCATATAGAAATTATTATTAAAGATGACCTACCAGTTGTTAAAGGAGATAAGTTTAGATTACTACAATTGTTTCAAAATATTATAGGAAATGCGATTAAGTATAATGATAAGGAAAAAGGAATTATAGAAATATTGTATTTTGATTCTAAAGATTACTGGAGTTTTCGGATAAAAGATAATGGTAAAGGAATTGATAAAAAGTATTTCGAAAAGATATTTAAAACTTTTTATAAGTTAGAAAACAATAAAGATTCAACCGGAATAGGATTATCTATTGTTAAAAAAATTATTGATTTATATCAAGGTAATTTGTGGGTAGATTCTAAAGTAAATGAAGGAACTATATTTTACTTTTCAATAAAAAAAGTAAGGAATTAA
- a CDS encoding response regulator: protein MSNSNIKVLLVEDDEVEKMKFQRAVSSLSMNLKVTTNSNGEEALEYLKNEENSLPDIILLDLNMPRVHGTEFLATLKKDEDLRYIPVVILTTSNHKKDIKSCYKNGIAGYIIKPLRYEDYVSKIDNIFSYWSYNELISS from the coding sequence ATGTCAAATTCTAATATTAAAGTTCTTTTAGTTGAAGACGATGAAGTTGAAAAGATGAAGTTTCAAAGAGCAGTTTCTAGTTTGTCTATGAATCTAAAAGTAACTACGAATAGTAATGGTGAAGAAGCTTTAGAGTACTTAAAAAATGAAGAGAATAGCTTGCCAGATATTATATTATTAGATTTAAATATGCCACGTGTTCATGGAACAGAATTTTTGGCAACCTTAAAAAAGGATGAAGATTTACGCTATATTCCTGTTGTAATTTTAACAACTTCTAATCATAAAAAAGATATAAAAAGCTGCTATAAAAACGGTATTGCTGGTTATATAATAAAACCACTTCGATACGAAGATTATGTTTCTAAAATTGATAATATATTTTCTTATTGGAGTTATAATGAATTAATTTCTTCTTGA
- a CDS encoding MmcQ/YjbR family DNA-binding protein, with translation MHIEQLRDYCIAKKGVTEHFPFDDVTLVFKVMNKMFALVGLSSWEKGDTKMNLKCDPDWAEELRGEYESINPGWHMNKKHWNTVHLNNDVSDKFAFELIDHSYNLIVKSLSKKLKEELENC, from the coding sequence ATGCATATAGAGCAACTTAGGGATTATTGCATCGCTAAAAAAGGAGTAACAGAACATTTTCCTTTTGATGATGTAACTTTAGTTTTTAAAGTAATGAACAAAATGTTTGCGCTAGTTGGGTTAAGTAGTTGGGAAAAAGGGGATACTAAAATGAATTTAAAATGTGATCCTGATTGGGCAGAAGAATTACGAGGTGAATATGAAAGTATAAACCCTGGTTGGCATATGAATAAAAAACATTGGAATACGGTACATTTAAATAATGATGTTTCTGATAAATTTGCTTTCGAATTAATCGATCATTCATACAATTTAATAGTAAAAAGTCTTTCTAAAAAATTAAAAGAAGAATTGGAAAATTGTTAA
- a CDS encoding DUF4230 domain-containing protein, which yields MELLFLGLAFGAVLAYFLFQKFSSVKSKSLTEQQSVILLDKIKRVCKLITVEGEFSEIYHHENTKEKFLGLISSKKKAIILINAKAHIGFDFRKIKMNSDPKKKTLYLSEFPLPEVLSIEPNISFYDIQNGMLNKFNSEDLTQVNKEAKEHILQKIPESNLMQIANKEALGTIQLMQNLVETIGWNLDYSALEIPDTNTKRIE from the coding sequence ATGGAATTACTTTTTTTAGGTTTAGCATTTGGAGCAGTTTTGGCATATTTTTTATTTCAAAAATTTAGTTCAGTAAAAAGTAAAAGTCTTACAGAACAGCAGTCTGTAATTTTATTAGATAAAATTAAAAGAGTTTGTAAGTTAATTACTGTAGAAGGAGAGTTTTCGGAAATTTATCATCATGAAAATACTAAAGAAAAATTTTTAGGATTAATTTCTAGTAAGAAAAAAGCAATCATACTTATTAATGCAAAAGCGCATATTGGTTTTGATTTTAGAAAGATAAAAATGAATTCTGATCCCAAAAAAAAGACACTTTATTTATCGGAATTTCCCTTGCCAGAAGTATTATCAATAGAACCAAATATTAGTTTTTATGATATTCAAAATGGCATGTTAAATAAGTTTAATTCTGAAGATTTAACGCAGGTAAATAAAGAAGCGAAAGAGCATATTTTGCAAAAAATACCAGAAAGTAATTTAATGCAAATTGCAAATAAAGAAGCCTTAGGAACCATTCAGTTAATGCAAAATTTAGTAGAAACGATTGGTTGGAATCTAGATTACTCAGCTTTAGAAATTCCAGATACAAATACAAAACGAATAGAATAA